In one window of Paracoccus saliphilus DNA:
- a CDS encoding HPr family phosphocarrier protein translates to MSSSVTRDLSIINVKGLHARASAKFVDVVERFDAQATVEKDGMSVSGDSIMGLLMLTAPRGSEITVTTIGPDAAALADALEELVADYFGEGM, encoded by the coding sequence ATGAGTTCTTCCGTTACCCGTGACCTGTCCATCATCAACGTCAAGGGTCTGCATGCGCGGGCCAGTGCGAAATTCGTCGATGTGGTCGAGCGTTTCGATGCGCAGGCCACGGTGGAAAAGGACGGGATGAGCGTATCGGGTGATTCGATCATGGGGCTCTTGATGTTGACCGCTCCGCGCGGCAGCGAGATCACCGTGACGACAATCGGACCCGATGCGGCGGCGCTGGCCGATGCACTTGAGGAACTGGTGGCCGATTATTTCGGCGAAGGCATGTAG
- a CDS encoding PTS sugar transporter subunit IIA — protein sequence MIGIVIVAHGGLAREYLSAVEHVVGPQSGIAAVSIEDDHDRAVKTAEIQAAANAVDHGDGVIVVTDLFGGSPSNLSVPACAMRNRTILYGANLPMLVKLAKSRHLPVPDAVTFAKEAGRKYINSYNVPIEALLNTGTHAR from the coding sequence TTGATCGGAATTGTCATCGTCGCACATGGTGGACTTGCACGGGAATATCTGTCCGCGGTCGAGCATGTGGTGGGGCCGCAAAGCGGCATCGCCGCGGTTTCGATCGAGGATGATCACGACCGGGCGGTAAAGACGGCCGAGATCCAGGCCGCCGCGAATGCCGTCGATCATGGCGATGGTGTGATCGTGGTGACGGATCTGTTCGGTGGCTCGCCCTCGAACCTGTCTGTGCCTGCTTGCGCGATGCGAAATCGTACGATCCTTTACGGCGCCAATCTGCCTATGCTGGTCAAACTGGCCAAGTCGCGGCATTTGCCTGTGCCCGACGCGGTGACTTTCGCCAAGGAGGCGGGCCGTAAATATATCAACTCCTACAACGTCCCGATCGAGGCCTTGCTCAACACGGGAACCCATGCAAGATGA